The following coding sequences lie in one Alicyclobacillus curvatus genomic window:
- a CDS encoding MFS transporter — MRTVHWLGMAGLGRNIGYGANKVFTGPMLASLNISQPLIGIILGLEGLLGLIMNPLTGWLSDRTTRPGFRRKIYVAICLPGAALAWLLFYFLHNPTPAMIVVVLFYLFQQSSTGPYQAWMPEVVPSSKWGLASGYLNFWWLIGNLIAFLVIPMVWTVNHVGAFILTSALMAVSGLMTVFGVPEPVIDTSSQGKREKVSYRTLLHRNLVLYFTVHLLSWLSFEALASFFTLFIVNAAKGTQLDAALAMSVFTATGIVSAFLIGKVYRRMSPKVTLSLSLGLYGLFSLSGLFVHDMVFVYILVAIEGIFWSANLTVSFALASELLHQIVANEALEERLRGGLFGLNALMEAAGLLIAAPLAGVVIAWSGGNYAGMFLVSAIASLLGILFVLMIRLNRKHQDEAIN; from the coding sequence ATGCGTACCGTTCATTGGCTGGGAATGGCTGGTCTCGGCAGGAACATCGGATACGGAGCAAACAAGGTTTTTACAGGGCCAATGCTCGCGTCGCTAAACATCTCCCAACCGTTAATCGGTATCATCCTCGGTCTTGAGGGGCTCCTTGGATTGATCATGAATCCGCTGACTGGTTGGCTAAGTGACAGGACCACCAGACCGGGATTTCGGCGGAAAATCTATGTGGCCATCTGCTTGCCTGGAGCGGCCCTCGCCTGGCTACTATTTTACTTTCTGCATAACCCCACGCCAGCAATGATTGTTGTTGTCCTCTTTTACCTGTTTCAGCAGAGTTCAACGGGCCCCTACCAAGCATGGATGCCCGAAGTTGTTCCGTCATCAAAATGGGGGCTTGCGTCTGGTTATTTAAACTTTTGGTGGTTGATTGGAAACCTGATTGCCTTCCTCGTGATTCCAATGGTTTGGACGGTAAATCACGTCGGCGCGTTTATCTTGACATCCGCGCTCATGGCGGTCAGTGGACTGATGACCGTATTTGGTGTGCCGGAACCCGTCATCGACACTTCCTCACAAGGGAAGCGAGAGAAAGTTTCGTACCGAACCCTCTTGCATCGAAACCTGGTGTTATATTTCACCGTTCACCTATTGTCCTGGCTGTCGTTTGAAGCCTTGGCTTCCTTCTTTACATTGTTCATTGTGAACGCTGCCAAAGGCACACAGTTGGATGCGGCATTGGCCATGTCTGTGTTTACCGCAACAGGCATTGTTTCGGCGTTTCTCATCGGCAAAGTCTACCGCCGGATGTCACCAAAAGTGACTTTGTCGCTTTCCCTTGGACTCTATGGGTTGTTCTCCCTGTCTGGCCTATTCGTCCACGACATGGTGTTTGTGTACATCCTCGTTGCCATTGAGGGCATCTTCTGGTCTGCCAACCTGACCGTATCGTTTGCGCTGGCATCAGAACTGCTCCATCAAATTGTCGCTAACGAAGCGCTGGAAGAACGTCTTCGTGGGGGTTTGTTCGGTTTGAACGCACTGATGGAGGCTGCTGGGTTGTTGATTGCGGCGCCGCTCGCGGGAGTCGTGATTGCATGGTCTGGCGGCAATTACGCGGGCATGTTCCTCGTCAGCGCCATTGCCAGCTTACTCGGCATCCTGTTTGTCCTGATGATAAGATTGAATCGAAAACATCAGGATGAGGCCATCAATTAG
- a CDS encoding aldo/keto reductase has translation MADHGARHVAEGLKAIEYPGVQALQVIFNVLRQKPLTGLFPKAHAAGVGILARVPLASGLLTGKFTEEHKFEADDHRNFNADGQQFNVGETFAGLPFRAGVQLAKELEWIQEGRGNMAKAALRYILDQPTVTCAIPGFKNTKQVEDNLAATEVRSYSESELAKLSDFYQSQVHHQIRGAY, from the coding sequence TTGGCGGATCATGGGGCAAGACACGTCGCTGAAGGGTTGAAAGCGATAGAATACCCAGGTGTTCAAGCTCTGCAGGTCATCTTTAATGTCTTACGCCAGAAGCCGCTTACCGGGTTGTTTCCAAAGGCCCACGCGGCAGGCGTCGGTATCCTCGCTCGCGTCCCGCTGGCAAGTGGACTTCTGACGGGGAAATTTACCGAAGAACACAAATTTGAAGCAGATGACCATCGGAATTTCAATGCCGACGGTCAGCAGTTTAATGTCGGAGAGACGTTTGCGGGACTTCCTTTTCGCGCGGGCGTGCAATTGGCCAAAGAACTGGAATGGATACAGGAAGGACGCGGGAACATGGCAAAAGCAGCACTCCGCTATATCCTTGACCAACCTACCGTCACTTGTGCCATTCCAGGATTCAAGAACACAAAACAAGTTGAAGACAATTTGGCAGCCACCGAGGTTCGAAGCTACTCGGAATCTGAACTGGCAAAACTCAGCGATTTTTACCAGTCTCAGGTTCATCATCAAATCCGTGGAGCGTATTAA
- a CDS encoding DUF4912 domain-containing protein, producing MDHAYQPINGRRDLYDEHWDRKTFQNGVLKNRMVGMPVNPSRLFIYWSVDDERRSLIAYHFMCSWHTLPLCLCLYDVTDCWFDGYNAPMLEEHSVHSEADNWYFENLVPGRNYVVHLGTTICQPMFTILRSNVVSLPPTKGADTRQILRFAQLQLQQQPYRDAKGGREAISHNGPGNDNSNDNITDNGGHNDKSHGDHNDKSHGNHSPSRASQPLGTYHYETAFDGYHVVEP from the coding sequence ATGGACCACGCGTACCAACCTATCAATGGACGCAGGGACTTGTATGACGAACACTGGGACCGGAAAACGTTTCAAAACGGCGTCTTGAAAAATCGCATGGTTGGGATGCCTGTCAATCCTTCTAGACTCTTTATCTACTGGTCTGTCGATGACGAGCGTCGTTCCCTGATTGCGTATCACTTCATGTGCTCCTGGCACACTCTTCCTCTTTGCTTATGCCTCTACGATGTCACCGATTGCTGGTTTGACGGCTACAATGCACCGATGTTGGAAGAGCACAGCGTGCATAGCGAAGCGGACAACTGGTACTTCGAAAATCTCGTGCCGGGTCGAAATTACGTCGTCCATCTCGGGACAACGATTTGCCAACCCATGTTCACCATTTTGCGTTCTAATGTCGTCTCACTTCCACCGACCAAAGGGGCGGACACGAGGCAAATCCTACGCTTCGCGCAGCTGCAGCTGCAGCAACAGCCATACCGAGACGCCAAAGGCGGCAGAGAAGCCATCAGCCACAACGGCCCAGGCAACGACAACAGCAACGACAACATCACGGACAACGGCGGCCACAACGACAAGAGCCATGGCGACCACAACGACAAAAGCCATGGCAACCATTCCCCCTCCCGAGCCTCGCAACCGCTTGGCACATATCACTACGAGACAGCATTTGACGGATACCACGTGGTGGAACCATGA
- a CDS encoding DUF1957 domain-containing protein — protein MKNGYLNLVLHAHLPFARHLDKDDRLEERWLFEAMTETYIPLLQVFQRLLDDGVDFRVTISLSPPLISMLNDSLLQSRYEKYLQNLLHLACRERIRTAEDPQMSQLAVHYERHFHAIHEFFHNHHGNILTAFRALFETGRVELITSTATHAFMPYVETEEALRAQIATAVSVFESHFGRRPEGIWLPECAYTPRVLPFLQEFSIRYFFVGAQSFDAACPLPVFGSFAPVIIDAKGDPRDGMDGLGVAAFARDSACSEQVWSSVTGYPGDFNYREYYRDIGFDLDESYIGPHIHPEGIRVNTGFKYYRITGSHIEKAPYDVERAREKAAEHAAHFLTSRQQQLAAAKRQMGRTPIVTATYDAELFGHWWYEGPIFIDMLLRKMYYDQNEISTVTPSEYLSLYPDFQSCSLSFSTWGRGGYGDVWLNPTNDWVYPALHDAEHKMGQLATKNPAPSSLTRRALNQAARELMLAQSSDFAFIMDAKSAVDYAVSRTKQHVNRFDALWTMITTSEMDDHYLTELEAIDNLFPDVDYRLYARTNGLHSRMEQRVTPLCVNEVSTADAATNGNRAPRVLMLSWEFPPMSVGGLSRHVYHLACHLVRLGCEVHVVTMAVDGYPLDECVEGVQVHRVQVLKPDGDSFIHFAFQLNLVMLDRCHALIDHEGVHFDLIHAHDWLVTIAAKTLKERTQLPLVATIHATEYGRNQGIFTDTQRHIHHREWVLTYEANRVIVCSSYMRDEVIRLFQLPEEKLDIIANGVTRDILKQRDTSKIGPGSNPYVRPGERMVLFVGRLVREKGVHVLLDAAPVILKRFPDTKFVIVGKGPMQDELVRQADELGVSDRVVFTGYADDELRNLLLHSADATVFPSLYEPFGIVALEAMAAGVPVVASAVGGLSDIVHHDHTGLTTFPGDANSIATQVLRLFANPSLTRHLTKTALSNLCQFDWKNIAEGTVKVYEQATRNVVVSSAT, from the coding sequence TTGAAAAATGGATATTTGAATCTGGTTTTGCACGCTCATTTACCGTTTGCCCGGCATTTGGACAAGGATGACCGTCTTGAAGAACGGTGGCTGTTCGAGGCAATGACAGAGACCTACATACCGCTCTTGCAGGTATTTCAGCGATTGCTTGATGACGGGGTGGATTTTCGTGTGACCATCTCGCTATCGCCCCCGCTCATCTCGATGTTAAACGATAGTCTACTGCAGTCTCGTTATGAGAAGTACCTGCAAAACCTGTTACACCTAGCCTGCCGTGAACGAATCCGCACGGCCGAAGACCCGCAAATGTCCCAGCTCGCAGTTCACTATGAGCGGCACTTTCATGCGATTCATGAGTTTTTTCACAACCATCACGGGAACATTCTCACTGCCTTTCGGGCACTTTTTGAGACTGGTCGTGTAGAGTTGATTACGAGCACCGCCACGCACGCGTTTATGCCGTATGTGGAAACCGAGGAGGCACTGCGAGCGCAAATTGCCACGGCTGTCTCTGTCTTTGAATCCCACTTTGGCAGACGTCCTGAGGGCATTTGGTTGCCTGAGTGTGCTTATACGCCGCGAGTTCTCCCATTTCTCCAGGAATTCTCGATTCGCTACTTTTTCGTTGGCGCACAGAGCTTCGACGCAGCCTGCCCGCTTCCAGTGTTTGGGTCTTTTGCACCCGTGATTATTGATGCAAAGGGTGACCCTCGTGATGGAATGGACGGGTTGGGTGTGGCCGCGTTTGCCCGAGATAGCGCTTGTTCAGAGCAAGTCTGGAGTTCCGTCACTGGTTACCCTGGTGATTTCAATTACCGTGAATACTACAGGGACATTGGGTTCGATCTCGATGAATCGTACATCGGCCCCCACATCCATCCGGAAGGTATCCGGGTGAACACCGGATTTAAGTATTACCGCATCACGGGAAGTCACATCGAGAAAGCACCATACGACGTAGAGCGTGCACGGGAGAAGGCTGCAGAACATGCCGCTCATTTTCTGACCAGTCGTCAGCAGCAGCTGGCTGCCGCGAAAAGGCAGATGGGTCGTACTCCGATTGTCACGGCAACCTACGATGCCGAATTGTTTGGACACTGGTGGTATGAGGGCCCCATTTTTATTGACATGCTCTTGCGCAAGATGTACTACGACCAAAACGAGATCAGTACCGTCACCCCGTCAGAATACTTGTCTTTGTATCCAGACTTCCAGTCTTGCTCCCTGTCTTTTTCAACTTGGGGCCGAGGGGGATACGGGGATGTTTGGCTGAATCCGACAAACGATTGGGTGTATCCGGCACTCCATGATGCAGAGCACAAGATGGGCCAGTTGGCGACAAAGAACCCCGCACCATCCTCGCTCACCCGCCGAGCGCTCAATCAAGCTGCGAGGGAACTGATGCTTGCCCAAAGCAGTGATTTTGCGTTTATCATGGACGCTAAATCTGCCGTCGATTATGCTGTGTCGAGGACAAAACAACACGTCAATCGCTTCGATGCCCTCTGGACGATGATAACCACGAGTGAAATGGATGACCATTACCTCACCGAGTTAGAAGCTATCGACAACCTCTTTCCAGATGTAGATTACAGACTCTACGCACGTACAAACGGACTCCATTCGAGAATGGAACAGCGTGTTACTCCTCTTTGTGTCAACGAGGTTTCCACCGCGGACGCCGCGACCAACGGGAATCGCGCCCCCCGGGTGCTCATGCTCTCCTGGGAGTTTCCGCCGATGTCCGTTGGCGGGCTGTCTCGCCACGTTTATCATCTAGCGTGCCATCTTGTCAGACTCGGATGTGAAGTTCATGTTGTCACCATGGCAGTGGATGGATACCCCCTCGATGAATGCGTGGAAGGTGTTCAGGTGCATAGAGTTCAAGTCCTGAAACCGGATGGTGATTCATTCATCCACTTTGCGTTTCAACTTAACCTAGTGATGCTGGACAGGTGTCATGCATTGATAGACCATGAGGGCGTTCACTTTGACCTCATTCACGCACACGACTGGCTCGTGACCATCGCAGCCAAGACCCTCAAGGAGCGAACGCAGCTTCCGCTCGTCGCAACCATTCACGCCACTGAATACGGCCGCAACCAAGGTATTTTCACCGATACCCAGCGACACATCCACCACAGAGAGTGGGTTCTGACGTATGAGGCAAACCGTGTCATCGTGTGCAGCTCCTACATGCGCGACGAAGTCATTCGATTGTTTCAACTGCCGGAGGAGAAGTTGGATATCATTGCAAACGGCGTAACCCGTGACATATTGAAGCAACGAGACACCAGCAAAATCGGACCAGGCAGCAATCCATACGTACGGCCAGGTGAACGGATGGTGCTGTTTGTGGGTAGGCTCGTCCGCGAGAAAGGCGTGCATGTACTGCTGGATGCAGCGCCGGTCATTTTGAAGCGATTCCCGGATACAAAGTTTGTGATTGTTGGCAAAGGTCCGATGCAGGATGAGTTGGTTCGGCAGGCGGATGAGCTCGGGGTGTCGGACCGCGTCGTCTTCACAGGTTATGCGGACGACGAGTTGCGCAACCTCCTGTTACACAGTGCTGATGCAACAGTCTTCCCCAGTCTCTATGAGCCCTTTGGCATCGTTGCGCTGGAAGCAATGGCTGCAGGGGTTCCTGTGGTTGCCTCTGCGGTCGGCGGACTGAGCGACATTGTTCATCACGACCATACAGGACTTACGACGTTTCCGGGAGACGCGAATTCCATCGCAACGCAAGTCCTGCGGCTCTTCGCCAACCCCTCTTTGACCAGACATCTGACAAAAACAGCTCTATCGAATCTATGCCAGTTTGACTGGAAAAACATTGCAGAAGGGACTGTGAAAGTGTACGAACAGGCGACTCGCAATGTAGTTGTTTCTTCGGCCACATAA
- a CDS encoding nucleotidyltransferase family protein yields MHAVIMAGGRGTRLQPLTTRVPKPMLQLLDRPMMEYIVELLAMHNVRDITVTVCYLPEAIREYFGDGSKWGVSIRYQEEPSPLGTAGGVKFAVRDIKDCLLVMSGDGLTDFNLSEAISVHKQRGAAATILLKKVQCPLGYGVVDVTEHGKILRFVEKPKTWTLGSAYRINTGIYILEPCVLDYIPADRPFDFGHELFPLLLQQGVPLFGYEAEGYWSDVGTLEQYYRSQLDMIQGQVRLNLPIEALSVN; encoded by the coding sequence ATGCACGCAGTGATTATGGCGGGGGGCCGAGGGACCAGACTTCAGCCTTTGACGACGCGGGTACCAAAACCGATGTTGCAGTTGTTGGATCGCCCAATGATGGAGTACATCGTAGAACTGCTGGCGATGCACAATGTCCGGGACATTACTGTTACTGTGTGCTACTTGCCAGAGGCAATCCGTGAATACTTTGGCGACGGATCGAAGTGGGGAGTAAGTATCAGATACCAAGAGGAACCGAGCCCGCTGGGAACGGCAGGTGGTGTGAAGTTTGCCGTCCGGGATATTAAAGATTGTCTCCTGGTTATGAGCGGGGATGGACTGACCGACTTCAATCTCTCCGAGGCGATTTCTGTTCACAAGCAGCGGGGTGCGGCGGCTACGATTCTCTTGAAGAAGGTACAGTGTCCGCTCGGGTATGGCGTGGTCGACGTCACTGAGCACGGTAAAATCCTCCGCTTTGTAGAAAAGCCAAAGACATGGACCCTCGGCTCAGCATACCGCATTAATACAGGCATTTATATTTTAGAGCCATGCGTTCTCGATTACATTCCTGCCGACCGTCCGTTCGACTTCGGTCACGAACTGTTCCCTTTGTTGCTGCAACAAGGTGTACCCCTCTTTGGCTATGAAGCTGAAGGGTATTGGTCTGACGTCGGAACACTTGAGCAGTATTACAGGTCACAGCTTGACATGATTCAAGGACAGGTGCGCCTGAATCTGCCCATTGAAGCGTTGTCGGTGAACTAA
- a CDS encoding glycoside hydrolase family 15 — protein sequence MQMSVQDVLDSLRMQNGLYVASPSNTYHYIWIRDNCYIALSELDGPNHRYEQTYHALLDIFHKHEWKLTYHSVHKPREVYEYIHPRYDAQTKEEVWGPWGNAQNDAIGAFLFGIGEGMRRGLRMLRDESDAKVVSLLIKYLQTVEFWHDADNGMWEENRELHASSIGACTAGLLAIQPYFHVDMSVIKMGLHALFDLLPHESALHEYDLALLSLVYPYRLLPEALSRTIVDAVENQLLRRRGVIRYPGDAYYNDDGQEAEWCMGLPWLGLCHLLLGNVNKAQDYLHRVHEVMTPEGAIPELYLAQQGIANENTPLGWANALYLVLSQLLMKNESTTDGEQRHRSIHSIRG from the coding sequence ATGCAAATGAGCGTACAAGACGTTTTGGACAGTTTACGAATGCAAAATGGCCTGTACGTGGCCAGTCCCTCGAACACTTACCACTACATTTGGATCCGCGACAATTGCTACATCGCTTTGTCCGAACTAGATGGCCCAAATCATCGGTACGAACAGACCTACCACGCCCTGCTTGATATCTTCCATAAGCATGAATGGAAATTGACGTACCACTCAGTGCATAAACCAAGGGAAGTCTATGAATACATCCACCCCCGTTACGATGCGCAGACCAAAGAAGAAGTATGGGGTCCCTGGGGCAATGCGCAGAACGACGCCATCGGTGCCTTTCTGTTCGGCATTGGTGAAGGCATGCGCCGAGGACTCAGAATGTTACGCGATGAATCAGATGCGAAAGTCGTCTCCCTACTCATCAAATATCTGCAGACCGTTGAGTTTTGGCATGACGCGGACAACGGGATGTGGGAAGAAAATCGCGAACTTCACGCGAGTAGTATCGGCGCCTGTACAGCAGGTCTGTTGGCCATTCAACCGTACTTCCATGTTGACATGTCTGTTATCAAAATGGGCCTTCACGCCCTGTTCGATTTGCTCCCTCATGAAAGCGCTCTTCACGAATACGACCTTGCACTCTTGAGCCTGGTGTACCCATACCGACTGTTGCCAGAAGCATTGTCCCGAACCATCGTTGACGCTGTCGAGAATCAGTTGCTTCGCCGACGGGGGGTCATCCGCTACCCAGGTGATGCGTACTACAATGATGACGGTCAAGAGGCAGAGTGGTGCATGGGCTTACCATGGCTTGGGTTGTGCCATTTACTCCTTGGCAATGTGAACAAAGCACAGGACTACTTACACCGTGTTCATGAGGTCATGACGCCAGAAGGAGCCATACCTGAGTTGTACCTGGCGCAACAAGGCATCGCAAACGAGAACACGCCTCTCGGATGGGCGAATGCACTTTACCTCGTTCTCAGCCAACTGCTGATGAAGAACGAAAGCACGACGGATGGTGAACAACGGCATCGCAGTATCCATTCCATTCGCGGATAG
- a CDS encoding transcriptional repressor gives MDRQTHLTPQRRAVYEVIQQAHDHPTAADIMERLRLSGQKISYATVYNSLKYLTDSGMVRELKIGETVSRYDARMEAHHHIVCEKCGQVDELLTPLEAAYLRAVSTDTGYEVHDVDVIAKGLCPKCRASQAN, from the coding sequence ATGGACAGACAGACACATTTGACACCCCAAAGAAGAGCTGTGTATGAAGTCATTCAACAAGCACATGATCATCCCACTGCCGCGGACATTATGGAGCGCTTGCGCCTGTCCGGACAGAAAATTTCCTATGCCACAGTCTACAACTCCCTTAAATATCTCACCGACAGCGGAATGGTTCGAGAGCTGAAAATTGGCGAAACGGTTAGCCGCTATGACGCACGCATGGAAGCTCATCACCACATTGTGTGCGAGAAATGCGGTCAAGTCGATGAACTCCTCACCCCCCTGGAGGCCGCGTATTTACGTGCCGTTTCGACAGATACAGGGTACGAAGTACACGATGTTGACGTTATAGCTAAAGGTCTTTGCCCGAAGTGCCGCGCCAGTCAAGCCAACTAG
- a CDS encoding catalase: MNTEHTNHDKQHDKRHDKGLTTSTGWPVVSNQNSETAGQRGPILLQDFHLIEKLAHFNRERVPERVVHAKGAGAFGYFEVTHPVTHWTKAKFLSETGKRTPVFIRFSTVAGEKGSADSERDPRGNAIKFYTEEGNYDIVGNNTPVFFIRDPLKFPDFIHSQKRNPQTNLKDPNAVWDFWSLSPEALHQITILFSNRGTPLDYRHMHMFGSHTFQWYNDRGEAVWVKYHFKTEQGIQNLRREEAARLAGIDADYATRDLFSAIDSGDFPAWTMYVQVMPLEEANNYRFDPFDVTKVWSQKDYPLIPVGRLVLNRNPENYFAEVEQATFSPANIVPGIGFSPDKMLQGRLFAYADAHRYRVGANHNLLPINRPLQPTMNYQRDGMMRFDNNGGSSVNYEPNSFGGPAEDSTASVPGLDISGHTGYFAYDQDDHYTQAGMLYRLLSSSEQDDLVENIIESMRPVRKDIQLRMIEHFNKTDASYGERIAEGLGLVPVE; encoded by the coding sequence ATGAACACGGAACACACGAACCATGACAAGCAGCATGACAAGCGGCATGACAAGGGGCTGACGACCTCTACAGGATGGCCCGTGGTAAGCAACCAGAACTCAGAAACAGCGGGGCAACGCGGACCTATTCTATTACAAGACTTCCACCTCATCGAAAAGCTGGCCCATTTCAATCGTGAACGTGTACCGGAACGCGTCGTGCACGCCAAAGGTGCCGGGGCGTTCGGGTACTTCGAAGTCACCCACCCTGTGACCCACTGGACAAAAGCGAAGTTTCTCTCGGAAACCGGCAAACGCACGCCGGTCTTCATCCGCTTCTCAACCGTGGCCGGTGAAAAGGGATCGGCCGACAGCGAGCGTGATCCGCGCGGCAATGCCATCAAGTTTTATACCGAAGAGGGCAACTACGACATCGTCGGCAATAACACGCCGGTGTTTTTCATCCGCGATCCGCTCAAGTTTCCGGATTTCATCCATTCACAAAAACGCAACCCGCAGACCAACCTGAAGGACCCGAACGCGGTGTGGGACTTCTGGTCCCTGTCTCCGGAAGCCCTGCATCAAATCACTATCCTGTTTTCGAACCGTGGGACACCGCTCGACTACAGGCACATGCACATGTTTGGGAGTCACACCTTTCAGTGGTACAACGACAGAGGAGAAGCGGTGTGGGTGAAATACCACTTCAAAACGGAGCAAGGCATACAAAACCTGCGTCGTGAAGAAGCTGCTCGTTTGGCCGGTATTGACGCTGATTACGCCACGCGGGACCTATTCTCGGCTATCGACAGTGGCGATTTCCCGGCGTGGACGATGTATGTGCAGGTGATGCCCCTTGAGGAGGCAAACAACTACAGGTTCGATCCGTTTGACGTCACCAAGGTCTGGTCACAAAAAGATTATCCACTCATCCCCGTAGGCCGCCTGGTTCTCAACCGGAACCCTGAAAACTATTTTGCCGAGGTCGAGCAAGCAACGTTCTCACCGGCAAATATCGTTCCGGGAATCGGGTTCTCACCAGACAAGATGTTGCAGGGGCGCTTGTTTGCTTACGCGGACGCGCACCGCTATCGAGTGGGAGCCAATCACAACCTGCTGCCCATCAATCGACCGCTTCAGCCAACTATGAATTACCAGCGGGATGGAATGATGCGATTCGACAATAACGGGGGTTCAAGTGTGAACTACGAACCAAACAGTTTTGGGGGACCTGCCGAGGACTCTACAGCGAGCGTTCCCGGACTTGATATCTCAGGGCATACAGGGTACTTCGCATATGACCAGGATGACCACTACACACAAGCTGGGATGCTGTACCGACTGTTGTCGAGTTCTGAACAAGATGACCTCGTCGAGAACATCATCGAGTCCATGCGGCCAGTACGCAAAGACATTCAGTTGCGGATGATTGAACACTTCAACAAGACGGATGCATCATACGGCGAACGAATTGCAGAAGGCCTCGGGCTCGTTCCCGTCGAATAA
- a CDS encoding O-antigen ligase family protein, with amino-acid sequence MDSTMQQGLAGNRWARWSLYALTFFPLIDFALRNTPHLHIIGSVWSIIVLVILAVVAWKRISSGNRPVGFSWYKYAGWYMIYILALMFMGLGLGHATVAIDGFRADVFYMLFAFLIPFVVVPEDVPKLLHAVAALAILIGVHGLFQYILAVPIPHGWVDVNEHVRTRVFSIITSPNELGAYLALTEPLIAGLFLYERNRIRKWMYGVGFFACVGTHIFTYDRGSLLALALALVVVAALIRPRLLIVVAILGVIGFFLPPIHHRFADLFSPVYLLKAQQGGRLFRWGVAFDTMSQNPLLGGGLGRYGGSVASDFGLSIYSDNYYMKVLGESGLIGLLLFMGMHLALLREVLKKAVKRMEGRKRYVVMGGFIGLVAVVIHNGVENVFEFGPNVILYFTIATLLLIWGRGEEANVSAGEEDTVSDRATVRASVS; translated from the coding sequence TTGGATTCGACGATGCAACAGGGCTTAGCCGGGAATCGCTGGGCACGTTGGAGTTTATATGCGCTAACGTTTTTTCCGTTGATTGACTTTGCACTAAGAAACACGCCGCATTTACATATTATCGGCTCTGTCTGGAGCATCATCGTACTTGTGATTCTTGCCGTGGTAGCTTGGAAACGGATTAGTTCGGGTAACCGGCCTGTCGGCTTCTCTTGGTACAAGTATGCAGGGTGGTACATGATTTACATACTCGCATTGATGTTCATGGGGCTTGGTCTCGGCCACGCTACTGTTGCGATTGATGGCTTTCGCGCAGATGTTTTCTACATGCTGTTCGCGTTCCTGATTCCGTTTGTGGTTGTGCCTGAAGATGTACCGAAGTTGCTTCACGCGGTTGCCGCACTGGCGATTTTGATTGGTGTGCATGGATTGTTTCAATACATTCTTGCGGTCCCCATTCCACATGGATGGGTGGACGTCAACGAACATGTCAGAACGAGGGTCTTTTCCATTATCACTAGCCCGAATGAACTTGGGGCCTATCTGGCGCTGACGGAACCTCTCATAGCGGGATTGTTTCTGTATGAACGCAACCGGATACGCAAGTGGATGTATGGCGTCGGTTTTTTTGCGTGTGTAGGCACACATATTTTTACGTATGACCGTGGATCGCTGCTCGCCTTAGCGCTCGCTCTAGTCGTGGTTGCGGCTTTAATTCGGCCGCGATTGTTGATTGTCGTGGCGATTTTGGGCGTGATTGGGTTCTTCCTACCGCCGATTCACCACCGGTTCGCAGACTTGTTTTCTCCTGTGTACCTGCTCAAAGCCCAGCAAGGTGGGCGTTTGTTTCGTTGGGGTGTCGCATTTGACACGATGTCACAAAACCCGCTCTTGGGGGGTGGGTTGGGTCGTTACGGCGGATCGGTTGCGTCTGATTTTGGGCTTAGCATCTACTCAGACAATTACTACATGAAGGTACTCGGGGAATCCGGGCTTATCGGACTTCTGTTGTTCATGGGTATGCACCTTGCCCTGTTGCGCGAAGTGCTGAAAAAAGCCGTCAAGCGCATGGAAGGCCGCAAGCGCTATGTGGTGATGGGTGGCTTTATTGGATTGGTGGCAGTCGTGATTCACAACGGCGTGGAAAACGTGTTTGAGTTTGGTCCGAATGTGATTCTCTATTTTACGATTGCAACCCTGCTCCTCATCTGGGGTAGAGGCGAGGAAGCAAATGTGAGCGCTGGAGAAGAAGATACGGTCAGTGACCGGGCGACTGTGAGAGCCTCCGTATCCTAA